The region GACCGAGCTGGTGACGGTCGAGCGGGGTGAGGTGCTCGTCCCCTCGCACACGCACCACCCGTTCGCCTACCACGTCGTCCGAGGCATGTTGAAGCTCCAGGTCAGCGACGGTCGGATCGGCCGGACGGTCGCGCTCATCGGCGAGAACGAGTTCGCCACCTGCTGGACCGGGCTCGGGATGGCGTCCTACGCCCGCGTCGCGGCTCGCATCGTCCCGCACCAGCGCGCCGATCCGCGGCTGCGCCCCGAGGGCAGCCCGTACTCCCTCGTCGCGATCGAGCCGACCACCGTGCTGCGCGCCACGACCACGACCGTGGAGGCACTGGCGGAGCGACACCACGCGTGGTCGATCCTGCTCTCGACCGTGCTGGCGACGTCGATCGTG is a window of Litorihabitans aurantiacus DNA encoding:
- a CDS encoding Crp/Fnr family transcriptional regulator; this translates as MPANTQLEHRLVSTRAVLETYIGRVLPDWEQFARGTELVTVERGEVLVPSHTHHPFAYHVVRGMLKLQVSDGRIGRTVALIGENEFATCWTGLGMASYARVAARIVPHQRADPRLRPEGSPYSLVAIEPTTVLRATTTTVEALAERHHAWSILLSTVLATSIVRITAAVPEMHLTSPEERYRSIRARRPDLVERISQRELAAHLGVTEVGMSRIVRRVAAQLAAAEPGA